A genomic window from Quercus lobata isolate SW786 chromosome 10, ValleyOak3.0 Primary Assembly, whole genome shotgun sequence includes:
- the LOC115965607 gene encoding serine/threonine/tyrosine-protein kinase HT1-like, with the protein MAISCFHMPSLRKSKSKAMSTPSSSKTMLNSEMESMERKRFDSLDSWSMILDSENVETWEVAKEDQEEWTADLSQLFIGNKFASGAHSRIYRGIYKQRAVAVKMVRIPNQADTRAFLEQQFKSEVALLSRLFHPNIVQFIAACQKPPVYCIITEYMSQGTLRMYLNKKEPYSLSTETILRLALDISRGMEYLHSQGVIHRDLKSNNLLLNDEMRVKVADFGTSCLETQSQETKGNKGTYRWMAPEMIKEKPYTRKVDVYSFGIVLWELTTALLPFQGMTPVQAAFAVADKNERPPLPASCPPALAHLIKRCWAANPSKRPDFSDIVSTLEKYDECVKEGLPLTHHSGLVSRNAILECLKGCVSTSSSSIPVHA; encoded by the exons ATGGCAATCTCTTGTTTCCACATGCCTAGCCTTCGAAAGTCGAAGAGCAAAGCTATGTCAACCCCTTCCTCGTCCAAGACCATGTTGAATTCTGAGATGGAAAGCATGGAAAGGAAGAGATTTGATAGCTTGGATTCATGGTCTATGATATTGGACTCTGAGAATGTGGAGACTTGGGAGGTAGCAAAGGAGGATCAGGAGGAATGGACCGCAGATCTTTCACAGTTGTTTATTGGTAACAAGTTTGCATCAGGAGCTCATAGTAGGATTTACCGTGGAATTTACAAACAGAGAGCTGTGGCTGTTAAAATGGTTAGAATCCCAAACCAGGCGGACACTAGAGCCTTTTTGGAGCAGCAGTTTAAGTCTGAAGTTGCCTTGCTTTCACGTCTCTTTCATCCAAATATAGTGCAG TTTATTGCAGCTTGCCAAAAGCCTCCTGTTTACTGTATCATCACTGAATACATGTCACAAGGAACTTTGAGGATGTACCTTAACAAGAAAGAGCCATACTCTCTTTCAACAGAAACAATACTGAGGTTAGCTCTTGACATATCCCGAGGAATGGAATATCTTCATTCACAAGGGGTGATTCATAGAGATCTCAAATCAAATAACTTGCTTCTTAATGATGAAATGAGGGTTAAGGTGGCAGATTTTGGTACATCATGTCTTGAAACACAGAGCCAGGAAACTAAGGGAAACAAAGGGACTTACCGTTGGATGGCACCTGAGATGATCAAGGAGAAACCTTATACTCGAAAAGTTGATGTGTATAGTTTTGGGATTGTGCTATGGGAGCTAACAACAGCTTTGCTTCCCTTTCAAGGAATGACGCCGGTGCAGGCTGCCTTTGCTGTGGCTGATAAG AATGAACGTCCTCCGCTCCCAGCTAGTTGTCCGCCTGCACTCGCACACCTCATAAAGCGCTGCTGGGCAGCAAACCCCTCAAAGCGGCCAGATTTCAGTGATATTGTCTCTACTTTGGAGAAGTATGATGAATGTGTCAAGGAAGGCCTTCCACTTACTCACCACTCAGGGCTGGTCAGCCGAAATGCCATTCTTGAATGCTTGAAAGGCTGTGTATCAACGAGCAGCTCTTCCATACCTGTACATGCCTAA